In Sulfuritortus calidifontis, the sequence ACCCAGGCCTGGCCGGCCCTGCTCCAATCCTGCAAGGGCCTGAAGCGGCAACCGGCCTGGGCCCGAACCTGCCAGGCCGCGGAACAGGTCAGCCGGTCCGATGCCGAGGGCATCCGCCGCTTCTTCGAAAGCCATTTCCGTCCCTATCAGGTGGAGCAGGCCGAAAGCGGCGACGAAGGCCTGATCACCGGCTATTACGAGCCCCTGCTGCGTGGCAGCCGCAGCTTCGGCGGCAACTACATCTACCCGCTCTATGCCGCACCCGATGATCTGCTCATCGTCGATCTGGCCAGTCTCTACCCGGAACTGAAAAATCTGCGCCTGCGCGGGCGCCTGCAGGGCAAGCGGGTGGTGCCTTATTTCAGCCGGGCCGAGATCGAGGCCGGCAACGCCCCGGTGCGCGGCAAGGAGCTGGTCTGGGTGGACGATCCGATCGAGCTGTTTTTCCTGCAGATCCAGGGCTCCGGCCGGGTGCAGCTGGAGAACGGCGAGATGATGCGGGTGGGCTATGCCGACCAGAACGGCCACCCCTACAAGTCGATCGGCAAGTGGCTGGTCGACCAGGGCGAGCTGACCCTGGACAAGGCCTCGATGCAGGGCATCAAGGACTGGGCGCGGAAAAACCCGGAAAAGCTGGCCACCCTGCTCAACACCAACCCGAGCTATGTCTTCTTCCGGGAACTGCCGAACCACCTGTCCGGCCCGCTCGGGGCGCTGGGGGTGCCGCTCACGGCCGAACGCAGCGTCGCCATCGACCCCCGCGCCATCCCGCTGGGGGCCCCGATCTGGCTGGCCACGACCCGGCCCAATTCGCCCGAGCCGCTCAACCGGCTGATGCTGGCCCAGGACACCGGCGGCGCCATCCGCGGCAACGTCCGGGCCGACTTCTTCTGGGGCTTCGGCGAGGTGGCCGGCCAGCAGGCCGGGGCGATGAAGCAGAAGGGACGGACATGGGTATTTCTACCTAGAGACTATCCCCTTGTTTTGACTGGCACAAACGGCAAATCTGGGTTATAAAGAAACCGTTTGAAACATCCCCATCAGGAGCGTGCGATGGAAGCCATCTCCTCCTTGGCAGCCAGTCAGGCGCGTTATGCGGCCGAGGTCGGCCAGATTGCGTTGAAGACCGCCGCCGAATCCGAGCAGCGCGTGGCGCAAATGGTCGCCCAACAGGCCGAACAGGTTCAGCCCTCGAATCAGTCGGCCTCGACCAATCCCGACCATCTGGGTCAGAACGTCGACGTCTACGCCTGAGGCCGTGGCCTTTCGCCACCGGCCCCGCAGCCTTCGGTTCGAACTCAATCCAGTTCGAACATCACCCTGAAATATCCCTCATAACGCACCGGCCGGCCCTGTCTGCGGGCCGGTTCGAAGCGCGCCGGCTCGAAGGCCTGCAAGGCCGCCGCATCAAACACGCCGGGCGGCGAGGCCTCGATCACTTCCGCCTCCTTCACTTGGCCATACTCGTCGATCATCAGGCGCAACTTCACCCAGCCGGTCTGGCCGCGCCGGCGCGCCGCCTCGGGATAGATGGGCTCGATCCGGCTCAAGGCGCGGGGATGCGTGTCGACCTCGCGGGCGCCATACCAGCGCGGATCGACCGGCGACGGCAGGCTGAGCGCCCCGACGGGCTCGCTCTTTGCCGGCCGAGCCGGTTCTGAAACCGCTGCCACCTGCGGAACCGCCTGGGGTGCCGGGGTTTCAGCCAGTGTCGGTTGTGGTGCAGGCGGCGATGGTTCGGCAAGCGTTTCTGCCGGCTCCTTCGCAGCCGGCGTCGTGATCGCTGCCGCCCCGGCCGGGCCCGGCTCGGGCAGATTCACCTGCAGCACCGTCACGGCCGCTTCGTAGCTGACCGGCGCAACCTGGATCAGACCAAGCACGGCCAGATGCAGCGCCGCCGACAAAAGCAAGGCCCGCGCCAGCGGCGTACGCATGGTTTTCTGGAAAACAGCAGCGGACAAAGACATGCGGCCAGTATAAATGCACCGCGCTGCAAAGCAGGCGCTTGGCTAGAATCCGCACACGCATAAACCCAAGGAGACCTCGATGAAATCCCTCGCCCGCCTGCTGGCGCTCCTAGGAGCCTGTCGGACTTAATCCCCCATGCGCGTTGCCCCGACAAAGCGATGGATGCAAGGCGCGAGGCGCGGCGAATGGTCGTTCCCTTCGCAAGCTTCGCAACGCCGCAGACGCGCTTTGTCGGGGCAACCCGAAGGGCCGGCCCGCTGCGGGCGCATCGCCGCGTTGCGGGGCGCTTGTAGTGGCACGCACTACGGCGCGCCCCGCCGCCTTGCGCTGCATCCCGCAGCGGGCCGGCGCGCACGGGGTGTTAAGTCCGACAGGCTCCTAGCCCTGCTGCCCGGCCTGGCCGCGGCCGTGCAGATAGAGCAAGCCACCTTGAAGACCCCGGGTGCCGACGTGCCGGTGGACATCGCCATCCCCGAGGGCAAGGGTCCCTTCCCGCCGGTACTGTTCATCCACGCCAAGCGCGGCATCGACGAGAACGAGCGCAAGCACATCGCGGAACTGGCGGAACAGGGCTTTCTGGTGGTGATGCCGGACTGGCAGAGCGGGCGCATGATCGAGCGCTGGCCCTCGGAACACAACCCGGAGACCGAACTCGATGTCGAGGCGGCCATGGACTTCCTGATGAAGCACCCCAGAGCATGCAAGATGCCGGTCGGCATCGTCGGCCAGTCACGCGGCCCCTATTACGCCATCCGCCTGGCCGCCAAGCGGCCGAAGGATGTCGCCGCCATTGTCAGCTATTACGGGCATATGCAGAATCCGAACGCGCCGGAACCGGATCAGCTGTTTCGCACCGCGTCGGAGATCATGCAGATCAGCACGCCGATGCTGTTCCTGATCGGCGAGGCCGATTTCGAGCTGCGTCGGATCAACGGCGGCCGTGCCTTTTACGCCTTGTGGGAACGCGGCGTGCCGGTGGAATACCAAGTCTATCCCCTGGCCCGGCGCGCCTTCGATTTCCGCGCCGACCAGGGGCCGGAAGAAAAGATCGCCACCCGTCACGCCCGGCAGCGGGCGAAGGAGTGGCTCACGCGTTGGATGAAACTCAGCCCCGGCGGCGGCTGCCGCTGAGCGTCGATTACTTGGCCTTGCCGGCCTCCTTGAGCAGGGCCTCGATCTTGTCGGCCTGGATGTAGCCCGGCACCCGGCGGCCATTGGCGAACACCAAAGTCGGGGTGCCGCTGATGCCGAGCTTCTGGCCGAAGGCCACGTTCTCATCCACCGGGTTCTTGCAGTCGGCCACCTTGGCCGGCTGCTTGCCACGCAGCATCAGGTCCTGCCAGACCTGGGCCCGGTCCTTGCTGCACCAGATCTGCTTCGATTTCTGTCCTGCGTTCGGATGCAGGCTGGCGATGGGGTAAGGAAACATGTAGATGGTGACGTTGTCGAGCTTGGCCAGTTCCGGCTCCAGCCGCTTGCAGAAGGGGCAGTCGACATCGGAGAACACGGCGAGCGTTCGCTTGCCGTCGCCCTTGACGAACTTGATCGCGTTCTGCAACGGCAGGCTGTCGAAGCGGATGGCCATCAGCTGATCGACCTTTTCCCGGGTCAGGTTGCGCCGGTTCTTGAGATCGATCACCTCGCCCAGCACCAGGTATTCGGCCTTTTCGTCGACATAGGCCAGCTGGTTGTCGTCGGCCACGATTTCATAAATCCCCGGCAAAGGCGTCTTGCTCACGCTGCTCACCTTGGAGCCGGGGAAACGGGCCTCGAAGGCCTTGCGGACTTCGGCCTCGCCGGCCAGGGCGTGGAAAGTCAGGGTAGAGAGCAATACGGCAAGCAGCAAACGCATGAAAGGTTCCTCAGGTTATTGAATCGCATGGCGCATGAGCGCCTGTTTCAGCCAGTTCTGGCTGTCGGTCATGGACAGGCCGGTATTGCGCAGCCAGCGCACTAGACCATCCTCGCTGCCAAAGAGTTTCTTCAGGCCGCCGGTGACCAACTGCACCGAGCGGACATCCTCGTCCCGACGCAGGGCGTAGGCCTGCAGGCGGCCGAGATCGCCCGGCGCGCGCTGGGTATCGTGCAGGGCATGGGCCAGCATCCGGGCATCGCGAAAACCGAGGTTGATGCCCTGCCCGGCAAGGGGATGCACGGTATGGGCGGCGTCGCCGATCAACACCAGGCCCGGCCGCACCCATTCCTCGGCCCGCCGGCGCTTGAGCGGAAAGCCCTGGGGCGAG encodes:
- a CDS encoding murein transglycosylase A, encoding MKPTPILLLLALLAGCATPPPPAEQTAKPVSSAESAITPTAPNAAETPSATPPAVTEPTTPATPAPMPWLKAAEFKSLPGWAEDDLTQAWPALLQSCKGLKRQPAWARTCQAAEQVSRSDAEGIRRFFESHFRPYQVEQAESGDEGLITGYYEPLLRGSRSFGGNYIYPLYAAPDDLLIVDLASLYPELKNLRLRGRLQGKRVVPYFSRAEIEAGNAPVRGKELVWVDDPIELFFLQIQGSGRVQLENGEMMRVGYADQNGHPYKSIGKWLVDQGELTLDKASMQGIKDWARKNPEKLATLLNTNPSYVFFRELPNHLSGPLGALGVPLTAERSVAIDPRAIPLGAPIWLATTRPNSPEPLNRLMLAQDTGGAIRGNVRADFFWGFGEVAGQQAGAMKQKGRTWVFLPRDYPLVLTGTNGKSGL
- a CDS encoding DsbC family protein, which gives rise to MRLLLAVLLSTLTFHALAGEAEVRKAFEARFPGSKVSSVSKTPLPGIYEIVADDNQLAYVDEKAEYLVLGEVIDLKNRRNLTREKVDQLMAIRFDSLPLQNAIKFVKGDGKRTLAVFSDVDCPFCKRLEPELAKLDNVTIYMFPYPIASLHPNAGQKSKQIWCSKDRAQVWQDLMLRGKQPAKVADCKNPVDENVAFGQKLGISGTPTLVFANGRRVPGYIQADKIEALLKEAGKAK
- a CDS encoding energy transducer TonB: MRTPLARALLLSAALHLAVLGLIQVAPVSYEAAVTVLQVNLPEPGPAGAAAITTPAAKEPAETLAEPSPPAPQPTLAETPAPQAVPQVAAVSEPARPAKSEPVGALSLPSPVDPRWYGAREVDTHPRALSRIEPIYPEAARRRGQTGWVKLRLMIDEYGQVKEAEVIEASPPGVFDAAALQAFEPARFEPARRQGRPVRYEGYFRVMFELD
- a CDS encoding dienelactone hydrolase family protein — its product is MKTPGADVPVDIAIPEGKGPFPPVLFIHAKRGIDENERKHIAELAEQGFLVVMPDWQSGRMIERWPSEHNPETELDVEAAMDFLMKHPRACKMPVGIVGQSRGPYYAIRLAAKRPKDVAAIVSYYGHMQNPNAPEPDQLFRTASEIMQISTPMLFLIGEADFELRRINGGRAFYALWERGVPVEYQVYPLARRAFDFRADQGPEEKIATRHARQRAKEWLTRWMKLSPGGGCR